In the genome of Fluviispira vulneris, one region contains:
- a CDS encoding tetratricopeptide repeat protein: protein MKRYLLLFYMSLFFPIIAQTQDKILQDNGIKCKVNANSCTKSGISFFDKGDYQKAFELFSESCKYLDPVGCTNLGVLHEKSANMTKAKDFYLKGCKVGDSQGCLYLGNIFFNEKNTAQAEYYFKFACLNSNPLACTNYASIKERNGKIKEAYQFYSKGCLKGDPIGCLYLAKIELTNGDSLGAMSAYKKACDKGNMLGCTNLGVMHSREGKQALARDIFDKACQTGYTQACTNLNHLKEYNEKESSS from the coding sequence ATGAAAAGATATTTATTGCTTTTTTATATGAGTTTATTTTTTCCTATTATAGCCCAAACACAAGATAAAATTTTGCAAGATAATGGGATAAAATGTAAAGTAAACGCAAATTCTTGTACAAAATCAGGGATATCTTTTTTTGATAAAGGTGATTATCAAAAAGCGTTCGAACTTTTTAGTGAAAGCTGTAAATATTTAGATCCTGTTGGTTGCACAAACTTAGGTGTATTACATGAAAAGTCGGCAAATATGACTAAAGCCAAAGACTTTTATTTAAAAGGCTGTAAAGTCGGTGACAGTCAAGGTTGTTTGTATTTAGGTAATATATTTTTTAATGAAAAAAACACTGCCCAAGCTGAGTATTATTTTAAATTCGCTTGTTTAAATAGCAATCCCCTAGCTTGTACAAATTATGCTTCCATCAAGGAACGTAACGGTAAAATAAAAGAGGCATATCAATTTTATTCAAAAGGATGCCTGAAAGGGGATCCTATTGGTTGCTTGTATTTAGCGAAAATAGAGTTGACCAATGGTGACAGCCTTGGAGCTATGTCTGCCTATAAGAAAGCCTGTGACAAAGGAAATATGTTGGGCTGTACCAATTTAGGTGTCATGCACAGTCGTGAAGGGAAACAGGCATTGGCTCGGGATATTTTCGACAAAGCCTGCCAAACAGGTTATACTCAGGCCTGTACAAATTTAAATCATTTAAAAGAATATAATGAAAAAGAGTCAT